In Subdoligranulum variabile, the genomic stretch CTTGCCCCATGCGCCGGACAGCTGCCGGAGCTTGTATTGATTGGAGATTCTGCGGCCTTCCCGATCTTGCCGGGCAGACACTACCAGCAGGCCCTTTTGTTCCAGACCGACCACTGCGGAGCGGATTGTGTTCTCGCTCAGACCGCACCGCTGCTGTATGGTGGCGTTGCGGACGGTTGCCGTGCCCAGGCAGTTCTGACAGTACGACAAAAACAAATAAACCATCAGTTCTTTAGGCTTTAGCCCGTATTCAAATAGGCTGTTATAAATTTTTACAAACATGTTGTTCTTCCTTCCAAAAAAGCAGCCCCAGGCAAACGGATTGCCTGGGGCATTGTTGTTATTTACGGATTAAATTTTCCGGGGTACAGTGCTGCCGCTTCGCGCCGGGAAGCTCCCAGCTTGCGGCGCGGTTCTCTGGTAGCTGCCGAGGGTGCGTGAGGGCGTGCCGGGGCACTTCCCAGCGCCTGACGCAGAGATTCCGTGCTGAGTAACTTGATTTCCAGGTAGTCGTTCTCGCTGGTGGTGTCCTGTTCCTGGGGAGCCAAAGACAAGTATTTCCAGTAACCCTCGAGATGGGTTTTCATGGGGGCGTACCCGGCTTTCTCGACGATCCATGTGTCACGCTGGATGCGCACCATCTGAGCAGGGGACATCAGAGGGCGACCCATCAGCTGGTGGCTGCTGGTGGTCTTGCCGTCAGATCGAGAGGAGGAGCCGGTCAAAATGGTTTCGTCGCCCAGCATTTTGGATATGCTGGTAGCGGTGTCCTGGGCCGACGGCGATACAAACGTGTTGAGCAAAATCTGGCAGTTGTCTTTGATGATCTCGGTGACGTTTTTATCGTATTTGAGCAAAAACTGGCTGTAGCTTTGCACTGCGACCAGGATGCGCCCGCCTCGGCTGCGGATAGCGGAGAACAGGCTGGTGACACCGGGAATTGCCGGGAAGTTGCCGAACTCATCCAAAAAATAGTAGAAGGGACGAGGGCAATGCCCGCCCTGGCGCTCAGCCAGAGCAATCAGATCGTCGGTCAGGAAGCGGACAAACAGCGAAGCCAGGAAGTGCCTGGTTTCGTTTTCGTCCGGCGCAATCAGGAAGATCGCCGTGGGCCTCTCGATAAATTGTTCGGCATCCAGATCGTTGTCGTGGGTGCAGATCAGCTGTTCCAGTTCTGCATCCACGAATTTCAGCAGTTTGGACAGCGCCGAAGAAACGATATTGAGGGTGGTTCGAATATCCGCGCTTGTGGTAGTGCTGATATAGCCTTTAATTCGCCGGTCGGTAACCCCCTCCAGCATGGCAGCCAAACGGCTTTTCTGGACGGTGTTCCCTTTCTCCGGGTTATCTGCCCCTGCCAGTTCGACAATCAGATTAAAAACACTGACGATGTGGCGCTCACCGTCCTGGCCATACTGAGACACCAGCAGGACCAGGCCGGTTATCAGGCCACGGGCAGTCTCGTTAAAATACTCACTACTGTCACCACTGTTCACAGAGCCGGTATTACCGATGATCGCGCTGGCTATGACCTTGGCGTAGCGTTCTGCCGTGGCATAATGCACGGCCCGCTGCTTGGCGTCTTGCTCCTTGCGCCATGCGTCGATTTCGATGTTGACGCGGTACAAAAGATTAAAATGGCAGGAGCAAAACACGTTTCGCAGATCGAGCTTCAGCACGCGGTAGCCGCACTTTTTCAGTTCGGCGCTGGTAATCGTATACAGGTCATCTTTGACAGATACCAGAACCATGCTGGCCCCCTGGCCGATTCCCTGGGCGTCTTGCGTGTGCAGATTTACCCGGGCGTTGTAGGTGATCGTGGGGATATACAGGCTGGTGGACTTACCGGCACCAGGCGGGGCGACCATCAATACAGATTGATCGCTTGTATCGACCAGCCAGGTGCTTTTGGATGCACCCACGAGCATGGCCGGTTGCGCCTCATGTCCTTGCTGCACTTCTTGATAAACCCGCTTGACTTCCTCCGGCTCCATGAAGTGGGCGTCGCCGTGCTGGCCGTGCCCGGCTTTTACATCCCGGACAGCCAGGGGCTGACGGTTGAGCAGTTCAATGACAGCCGTGGCCAGTATGGCCAATAGAAATTTGCTAACCGCCAACCGCCAATCCATAGGTATCTGCAGGAACAGCTGGAAGCCCGTCAGCAGGGCATAGCCAATGACCAGCACCAGCAATGGGCGAAACAGTTTTTTCAAAAAATCACCTGCCTTACATCATTTCCATAAAGGCTTCGCTTTGCGGGGTCAGTTCCTCCGGCTCAATCTGTTGAGCCTGGTACTGTTCGCTGGTCTGTTCAAGCTCGGCATACCGAACGCAGTACTCCATCGCGTTATGGAGCCGCGCTACGCTGTCCCGCATACTAAAGCCGCCCACATTTCCGGCGTCTTCCAAGGCGGCGGTGATTCTTTCGGTCAACTGCTCATCGATCGGTACGCCGCAGCGCACCTGCAGAAGCGCCGTCAGGGCGGCGCTTTCCAGTTCGGCCACCGGCTTGTCGGATGTACTTGTCCGGGTAATCACAGCCTCGGAATAGCCTTCCAGCAGGCTTTTCAGTTGTTCTGTACTGTTGTTTCCTTCCCGAATATGTATGACGTTTCGGGACGCATCAAAAAATCCTGTGCCATGCCGCAGATCGCTTAAAACAGATATATCGGCCAACTGCGCTGCATCTTCAACGCGGTGGATCAGGTCGCTGTGCTGGGCCTCTGTCCATTGTAGAGGGGCTTTATCCAGATATTCACTTTCCGGCAGATCGTACTGCTCCAAAGCATAGACGCGCTCTATCCCATCGGTGCGCAAAACAGAGATAGAACGATCTTCCTCTCCAGGTTTGACTTTAGGGGAGCCGATAGCTTCCGGGCTGGGGCAGTAGGTGGCTTTTGGATTCTGAGCAAACACCGCCACACTGTTTTCCACACCCATGCCAACGCACTGACCGCGGAAATTCAAGTATTCCAGATACTTCTGCGGATCGGCAGCCATA encodes the following:
- a CDS encoding type IV secretory system conjugative DNA transfer family protein, with the protein product MKKLFRPLLVLVIGYALLTGFQLFLQIPMDWRLAVSKFLLAILATAVIELLNRQPLAVRDVKAGHGQHGDAHFMEPEEVKRVYQEVQQGHEAQPAMLVGASKSTWLVDTSDQSVLMVAPPGAGKSTSLYIPTITYNARVNLHTQDAQGIGQGASMVLVSVKDDLYTITSAELKKCGYRVLKLDLRNVFCSCHFNLLYRVNIEIDAWRKEQDAKQRAVHYATAERYAKVIASAIIGNTGSVNSGDSSEYFNETARGLITGLVLLVSQYGQDGERHIVSVFNLIVELAGADNPEKGNTVQKSRLAAMLEGVTDRRIKGYISTTTSADIRTTLNIVSSALSKLLKFVDAELEQLICTHDNDLDAEQFIERPTAIFLIAPDENETRHFLASLFVRFLTDDLIALAERQGGHCPRPFYYFLDEFGNFPAIPGVTSLFSAIRSRGGRILVAVQSYSQFLLKYDKNVTEIIKDNCQILLNTFVSPSAQDTATSISKMLGDETILTGSSSRSDGKTTSSHQLMGRPLMSPAQMVRIQRDTWIVEKAGYAPMKTHLEGYWKYLSLAPQEQDTTSENDYLEIKLLSTESLRQALGSAPARPHAPSAATREPRRKLGASRREAAALYPGKFNP